In one Culex quinquefasciatus strain JHB chromosome 2, VPISU_Cqui_1.0_pri_paternal, whole genome shotgun sequence genomic region, the following are encoded:
- the LOC6036126 gene encoding LOW QUALITY PROTEIN: uncharacterized protein LOC6036126 (The sequence of the model RefSeq protein was modified relative to this genomic sequence to represent the inferred CDS: inserted 1 base in 1 codon), with product MYVEYGERRNNERDAMMAGNKFMVSHLHRSNQDPPLHHPIEPLDHYSVTTTQRIPPHPHQQQHHPHPRPVQQSSSLSSGKHVKLKPADLGYNNYYQPSNQQPKSAPPKPLDYKKLNNHTSTAGGPAGILKNNHHATGGHSKQRRPLIYELKQYEYFNSNDSTGSKQLPAPAVKNTNSVLQQHYSGHNYNINYNLNFTKNQYNILISPPTTTAAGGQQAPPYDENNHFISSHYQQSQQQNYQNNARNYKNNNANRHHQQQHSLYSNNNNHYNQYLSNQHQQQHHSSKQQQQHQPAYLDEKPPLFVDGDHELGKMQREEIIIEHSQLVGDGSGPGIVIHPAGGGGHPAGQGGGAAGGRQPLLRGKGLGGLGGGGGGGGKLTAINRSHHFTQIIAALAVSIGPLAAGLGKGYSSPAIASLQELQIRQRGNYTSFSVNDQQASWIASLSLLGALFGGMFGGVAMQYGRKRVLALMSLPFSLSWILTVFAKSVETMFFTAFIGGFCCAIVSTVTQVYISEISSPDIRGFLSAIQKIAGHMGMLISYLLGAYLDWRQLAMLVSVAPIMLFISVIYIPETPSFLVLRGCDDEAHRSLQWLRGPHXNVEIELDTIRSNVRTSRINLLNRMSSVATTTTTTVSSAASGQPGLQQQQQQSQSTSSQLAGFVRSWHLPRISCDAIMANVKAVMRNARLVKPVSITCGLMIFQRFTGANSFNFYAVSIFSKTFAGMNPHGAAIAVGFVQLLASMLSGLLIDTVGRIPLLIVSSVFMSLALASFGSFVYYGHTNKLLATANFDLDAPVGNNDWIPLLCVLVFTVAFSLGISPISWLLVGELFPLEYRGIGSSIATSFSYFCAFLGVKTFMDFNAWFGLHGTFWLYACISCAGLFFVIMVVPETKGRDLEEMDPKYVRTLTINR from the exons GTTTCACACCTGCACCGGTCAAACCAAGACCCTCCCCTGCACCACCCAATCGAACCTCTAGACCACTACTCCGTGACTACGACGCAACGAATTCCTCCCCATCcccatcagcagcagcatcatccTCATCCTCGACCTGTGCAGCAATCCAGCAGTCTATCCAGCGGCAAGCACGTGAAGCTGAAACCAGCCGACCTTGGTTACAACAATTACTACCAGCCCTCGAACCAACAGCCCAAATCTGCGCCGCCAAAACCGCTAgactataaaaaattaaacaatcacaCCAGCACCGCTGGTGGTCCAGCTGGGATACTGAAAAACAACCACCACGCCACCGGTGGTCACTCCAAGCAGCGGCGTCCGCTGATTTACGAGTTGAAACAGTATGAGTACTTCAACAGCAACGACAGCACAGGAAGTAAGCAACTGCCAGCGCCAGCAGTCAAGAACACCAACAGTGTCCTGCAGCAGCACTACAGCGGCCACAACTACAACATCAACTACAATCTGAACTTTACGAAAAATCAATACAACATACTGATATCGCCACCAACGACGACAGCAGCCGGTGGACAGCAGGCTCCACCGTACGACGAGAACAATCACTTCATTAGTAGCCATTATCAGCAATCACAGCAGCAAAACTACCAGAACAACGCTAGGAACTACAAGAACAACAACGCAAACCGTCATCATCAGCAGCAACATTCCTTgtacagcaacaacaacaaccactacaatcaatatcttagcaatcaacatcagcagcagcatcactcgtccaagcagcagcagcaacatcaaCCCGCCTACTTGGACGAGAAGCCACCGCTGTTTGTGGACGGTGACCACGAGCTAGGCAAGATGCAGCGCGAGGAGATTATCATCGAGCACAGTCAGCTGGTTGGAGACGGAAGTGGACCAGGCATCGTCATACACCCGGCCGGCGGAGGCGGCCACCCTGCGGGACAGGGTGGTGGAGCGGCCGGTGGACGACAGCCACTATTGCGCGGCAAAGGCCTTGGCGGattaggaggaggaggaggtggagGGGGGAAGCTAACGGCCATCAACCGATCGCATCATTTCACGCAG ATAATCGCAGCCCTCGCCGTATCGATCGGACCGCTGGCGGCCGGCCTCGGGAAGGGCTACTCCAGTCCAGCCATCGCGAGTCTCCAGGAGCTGCAGATCCGGCAACGGGGCAACTACACGTCCTTCTCTGTCAACGATCAGCAGGCCAGCTGGATCGCGAGTCTGTCGCTGTTGG gtgccCTGTTCGGTGGCATGTTCGGCGGCGTCGCCATGCAGTACGGCCGGAAGCGGGTGCTGGCGCTGATGTCGCTTCCGTTCTCGCTGTCCTGGATCCTGACCGTGTTCGCCAAATCCGTGGAGACGATGTTCTTCACCGCGTTCATCGGCGGGTTTTGCTGCGCCATCGTGTCCACCGTGACGCAGGTGTACATCAGCGAAATCTCGTCGCCGGACATCCGGGGCTTCCTCAGTGCGATCCAGAAGATTGCCGGCCACATGGGCATGCTCATCTCGTATCTGCTCGGCGCGTACCTGGACTGGCGGCAGCTGGCGATGCTGGTCTCGGTGGCGCCGATTATGCTCTTCATATCTGTGATCTATATACCGGAAACGCCGAGCTTCTTAGTGTTAAGAGGTTGCGATGATGAAGCTCATCG CTCACTACAATGGCTTCGGGGTCCAC AAAACGTAGAGATAGAACTCGACACCATCCGATCGAACGTACGTACATCGAGAATCAACCTGCTGAACCGGATGTCCTCGGTGGCGACGACCACGACGACGACCGTGTCCAGCGCTGCCAGTGGCCAGCCCGGcctgcagcagcaacaacaacagtcaCAATCCACGTCAAGCCAGCTGGCTGGCTTTGTGCGGTCCTGGCACCTGCCCCGCATCTCGTGCGACGCCATCATGGCCAACGTGAAGGCCGTCATGCGTAACGCCCGCCTGGTCAAGCCAGTTTCCATCACCTGCGGCCTTATGATCTTCCAGCGGTTCACCG GTGCCAACTCGTTCAACTTTTACGCGGTGAGCATCTTCAGCAAAACCTTCGCCGGGATGAACCCCCACGGAGCGGCCATCGCCGTCGGGTTCGTCCAACTGCTCGCATCGATGCTGTCCGGTCTGCTAATCGACACCGTTGGCCGCATCCCGCTCCTAATCGTGAGCAGCGTCTTCATGTCCCTCGCCCTGGCCAGCTTTGGGTCGTTCGTGTACTACGGCCACACGAACAAGCTGCTTGCGACGGCAAACTTCGATCTGGACGCGCCCGTCGGCAACAACGACTGGATTCCGCTGCTGTGCGTGCTGGTCTTCACGGTGGCGTTTTCGCTGGGCATTTCGCCCATTTCGTGGCTGCTGGTCGGGGAGTTGTTCCCGCTGGAGTACCGCGGCATTGGAAGCTCGATCGCGACCAGCTTCAGCTACTTCTGTGCCTTCCTCGGTGTCAAGACGTTCATGGACTTTAAT